The following are encoded together in the Ictalurus punctatus breed USDA103 chromosome 1, Coco_2.0, whole genome shotgun sequence genome:
- the kiaa0319 gene encoding dyslexia-associated protein KIAA0319: MNFTPILSLYLILHNIRVDVLAGQCWQGPTYSEMVVSPELRSSSILRVPEVLTLAQCVGACCDLPGCDLAWFFKRHCYILSCQQKENCQPKKMPGTDSRLSFLQRRRPQTLVLQSLVRGEPYASHWHPLPRRRGPENPLKDLALLEDIQNLDSNNAMEYDENYRIVEDDISEERTASKMEQENGQRLHDWPIDERDGFNFSETEGGKKNFSVMESTEDSQVTPSSSLVVTDGSRTPPIPEEPSWSPSTLSLPTVKNEEDQFNISFTGLDPTAMPRVISADLSKLNPVNTSLPSTLNLGSTTPRTSSLSVEALVVSIGDVRDITLPENAVELTASIDSQTETENPFTYEWSFVSAPIGHPGVMEGKRKRTVKISELSAGVYVVKISVTGKQAYGESAVNFTVHPGVNLNMPPKSVALPKHQDVSPSVDTIVFINGSQSSDDSGIVSYLWEQVDGPLWNSDGPMNTSVLKLQNIPPGDYTFRLMVVDSKGLNDSTTATVRVSSPKDEPPVAIAGTDQVIRLPMNHLTLWANQSTDDHAISSFLWSLQPSSPAKSATIQGARSPGLQLSDLQEGQYTFQLTVTDSSGQQDSDTVSVTVLAYNRAPVAVAGPDRELILPVSSVTLNGSDSTDDQAITSYQWEILSGPPGSEIKDASTAVALVSGLQAGSYRFKLTVQDEEGASDSAVLTVTVKEAENLPLTAHASGSHTLTLPNNSLVLRGSVSNCGSTNVSFLWVRDEQSPAAGDILFGSDHEAFLYLTNLVEGTYLFQLRVTDGQGHSSTAMATVEVRPDGREREEVELELQVPLAQVSQQQKESVVRQLAALLHVLDADITMKGLHGQSDISTVFRFSVRSSDGTIPGPKLAHLLRYQLMKEKTDYLLFKVLRVDTVMCLLLCSGHGQCDPVTRSCSCDPLWMENPFRHFLDDESNCDWSVLYVSVCCVVVIIFLVSSSWAWCKRRRCTKVRKKTKYTILDNMDEQERMELQPKYNIKHRSTEHNSSLMMSESEIDSEQDTIFSYERSDRARNRANGAIMNGDAYSLRPVEG, encoded by the exons ATGAACTTTACTCCCATCCTTTCACTCTACCTGATCCTGCACAACATCAGAG TAGATGTGTTAGCAGGGCAGTGCTGGCAGGGGCCAACGTATTCTGAGATGGTAGTGTCTCCCGAGCTGAGGAGCAGCAGCATCCTGAGGGTTCCTGAGGTGTTGACTCTGGCCCAGTGTGTAGGTGCCTGCTGTGATCTTCCAGGCTGCGACCTGGCCTGGTTCTTTAAGAGACACTGCTACATCCTCAGCTgccagcaaaaagaaaactgCCAGCCAAAAAAGATGCCTGGGACAGACTCACGGTTGTCCTTCCTACAGCGCCGACGCCCACAGACCCTGGTCCTGCAGTCCCTGGTACGGGGCGAGCCTTATGCCAGTCATTGGCATCCATTGCCCAGACGTAGGGGCCCAGAGAACCCTCTGAAGGACCTGGCTTTGCTGGAAGACATTCAAAATTTGGACAGCAACAATGCAATGGAGTATGATGAGAATTACAGGATTGTGGAGGATGACATCAGTGAAGAGAGGACTGCCTCAAAGATGGAACAGGAGAATGGTCAAAGACTACATGACTGGCCTATTGATGAAAGAGATGGATTTAACTtctcagagacagagggaggcaAAAAAAATTTCTCTGTAATGGAGAGCACTGAGGATAGCCAGGTCACTCCCAGTTCCTCTCTAGTAGTGACAGATGGAAGCAGAACACCTCCCATTCCAGAAGAACCTTCATGGAGTCCTTCAACATTGAGTTTGCCTActgtaaaa AATGAGGAGGATCAGTTTAACATCTCTTTCACGGGTTTGGACCCAACAGCCATGCCACGGGTGATAAGTGCAGATCTGTCCAAACTGAACCCAGTTAACACCTCTCTCCCATCTACACTTAACCTGGGATCCACAACCCCCAGAACCTCTTCACTTTCAG TAGAAGCCCTGGTTGTGTCTATTGGAGATGTTCGTGATATAACACTACCTGAGAATGCTGTAGAACTCACTGCCTCAATCGATTCACAGACTGAAACTG AGAACCCTTTTACATATGAATGGAGTTTTGTTAGTGCACCAATTGGACATCCAGGAGTGATGGAGGGAAAACGCAAGAGGACTGTAAAAATCTCTGAG CTGTCTGCAGGTGTGTATGTTGTCAAAATAAGTGTGACAGGAAAGCAGGCTTATGGGGAAAGTGCTGTAAACTTCACAGTGCATCCTG GGGTTAACCTGAATATGCCACCTAAATCAGTTGCTCTGCCCAAACACCAGGATGTATCTCCATCAGTTGATACCATTGTCTTCATTAATGGCAGCC AGAGCTCCGATGATTCAGGTATAGTCAGTTACCTGTGGGAACAGGTGGATGGACCATTGTGGAACAGTGATGGTCCTATGAACACATCTGTACTCAAGCTGCAGAACATCCCTCCTGGAGACTACACATTTAG GCTGATGGTGGTGGATTCTAAGGGGCTAAATGACTCAACCACTGCTACAGTGAGAGTCAGCAGTCCTAAAGATGAGCCTCCAGTGGCTATAGCTGGCACTGACCAGGTCATCAGGCTTCCTATGAACCACCTGACTTTGTGGGCCAACCAGAGCACAGATGATCATGCCATCAGCAGCTTTCTGTGGAGCCTTCAGCCCAGCAGCCCGGCCAAATCAGCAACGATACAG GGTGCCAGATCTCCAGGTCtgcagctctctgatcttcaggAGGGTCAGTACACTTTCCAGCTCACGGTCACTGACTCCAGTGGTCAACAGGattcagacacagtctcagtcaCTGTGCTTGCTT ACAACAGAGCTCCTGTAGCTGTGGCAGGCCCTGACAGAGAACTGATTCTTCCAGTAAGCAGCGTGACACTGAATGGCAGTGATAGCACTGATGACCAAGCTATCACCAGCTACCAGTGGGAAATCCTTAG tggTCCTCCTGGATCAGAGATAAAGGATGCGAGCACCGCAGTTGCACTGGTATCAGGCCTGCAAGCTGGGAGTTACAGGTTTAAGCTGACGGTGCAGGATGAGGAGGGAGCATCTGACAGCGCTGTTCTCACAGTTACAGTCAAAGAAG CTGAAAACCTCCCTCTCACCGCCCATGCAAGTGGTAGCCACACACTTACCTTACCCAATAACTCTCTGGTGCTGAGAGGCTCTGTGTCTAACTGTGGCTCCACAAATGTGTCCTTCCTGTGGGTCAGAGATGAGCAGAGTCCAGCTGCAGGG gaCATTCTGTTTGGTTCAGATCATGAGGCCTTTTTGTACCTGACCAACCTTGTAGAGGGCACTTACCTGTTCCAACTACGAGTCACTGATGGTCAGGGTCACTCCAGCACTGCGATGGCCACAGTGGAAGTCCGTCCTG aTGGGCGTGAGCGGGAGGAGGTGGAGTTGGAGCTGCAGGTTCCCTTAGCTCAGGTCAGTCAGCAGCAGAAGGAGTCAGTGGTGAGGCAGCTGGCCGCACTGCTACATGTGCTGGATGCAGACATCACTATGAAGGGCCTGCATGGCCAGTCTGATATCAG CACCGTTTTTAGATTCTCAGTGCGGAGTTCTGATGGGACAATTCCTGGCCCAAAACTGGCCCATCTCCTGAGGTATCAGCTTATGAAGGAGAAAACAGATTATCTGCTCTTCAAAGTCCTCAGAGTAGACACAGTCA TGTGTTTGCTGCTCTGTTCTGGTCATGGTCAATGTGACCCTGTCACCCGAAGTTGTTCTTGTGATCCTCTGTGGATGGAGAACCCCTTTAGACACTTCCTCGATGATGAGAGTAACTGTG ATTGGAGTGTACTGTATGTCTCAGTCTGCTGTGTGGTAGTGATCATTTTTCTGGTGTCTTCAAGCTGGGCCTGGTGTAAAAG GAGAAGATGTacaaaagtaagaaagaaaaccaAGTACACAATACTGGACAATATGGATGAACAGGAGAGAATGGAATTACAGCCAAAATACA ACATCAAGCACAGGAGCACAGAGCACAACTCCAGCCTGATGATGTCAGAGTCTGAAATTGATAGTGAGCAGGACACTATCTTCAGTTACGAGAGGTCGGACAGGGCCAGAAACCGAGCTAACGGTGCCATTATGAATGGAGACGCGTACAGCCTGCGGCCCGTGGAAGGATAA